Genomic segment of Macellibacteroides fermentans:
CGGATTTTTCGTCGGTTTCAGTCTCTCAATTACTGGAATGGTTTAAATAACGTTTATTTAAACCTGTCAATTATTTATATTTTAATTCAAAAATGTGATAAATATCAAAAATAAGCCTACTTTTGTGTTCTAATTTAATGAAAACACACTAAAAAAGATACAAAAGTATGATGTATTGGCAGGAAGAAATTGAAACGATGAACCGTTCCGATCTTGAGGAACTTCAACTTAAACGCCTAAAAAAAACCATAGAATCGGCAAAAAATTCATCTCATTACGGAAAACTTTTTAGCGAGCTAAACATTACGTCCGAGAACATTCATTCATTGGATGATCTTCGAAAGATTCCGTTTACCACAAAAGATGATTTGAGAAATTGTTATCCTTTTGGAATGGCTTCAATTCCGTTAAAGGACTGCGTACGGGTTCACTCGTCAAGCGGAACGACAGGTAATCCCACAGTGGTATTACATTCCAGAAAAGACCTGGATGAATGGGCCAATCAGGTTGCCCGCTGTATGTTTATGGTGGGATTAAGAGACACGGACGTATTCCAGAACACTTCAGGATATGGCATGTTTACCGGCGGACTTGGATTCCAGTATGGTGCCGAAAAGCTGGGAGCTTTGACCGTTCCGGCAGCTGCAGGAAATACAAAGCGTCAAATTAAGTTTATAACTGATTTTGGAACAACCTGCCTGCATATTATTCCGAGTTATGCCACCCGGCTTGCAGAAGTGTTTTACGAATTGGGTATCGATCCCAGAAAGGAAACAAAATTAAAAACAATCTGTATCGGAGCAGAGCCTCACTCGGAAGAACAACGCAAGCGTATTGAGCAGTTATTGGGTGTTAAAGCCTATAATTGCTTTGGAATGTCCGAAATGAATGGGCCCGGTGTTGCCTTTGAATGTACAGAACAAAATGGTCTTCATATTTGGGAGGACTATGTTATTGTTGAAATTATAGATCCTGTTACGCTCGAACCCGTTCCGGACGGAACCATTGGCGAATTGGTCCTTACTACAATCAACCGGGAAGCCATGCCGTTGTTTCGTTATCGTACACGAGATCTCACCAGAATTATACCCGGCACCTGCCCATGCGGAAGAACTCACAAGCGATTGGATCGCTTTAAAGGCAGAAGCGATGATATGATTATTTTAAAAGGTGTGAATATCTTCCCTATTCAAATCGAAAAGATTTTAATGAATTTCAAGGAGCTTGCTAACAATTATTTAATTACGATTGAAACAGTTGGAAACAGCGATGAAATGCAAGTGGAAGTAGAAATAAGCGATTTGTTTACAGACGATTACAGTACATTGCAAAAGCTTAGCAAAAACATCACACATCAACTTAAAGATGAATTACTTATCACACCTCGTCTTAAATTGGTTGCCAAGGGTTCACTTCCGGTCCAGGAAGGCAAAGCGATCAGAGTTCGTGATTTGCGTAAATTTTAATCTAATCGGAAATTCTAATAAATTAAACCATGACAATTAATCAGATTTCAATTTTCCTTGAAAACAAGTATGGTAAGCTCAGTGAAATTCTGGGATTACTTGCAAAAGAAGATATCAGGATTATCGCTGCCACTGTTGCAGACACTTCCGAGTATGGCATACTACGTATAATAGTAAGCGAGCCGCAAAGAGCCTATTCTTTGCTCAAATCGAACAATGTAAGTGCCAACCTAACAGAGGTTCTGGCAATTACCACCGATTCAAAATCGGGAAGCTTCGCAAGCTCACTTACAAATTTCACTCAGGCCGGTTTAAGCATTGAATATATGTATTGTGTATCCATGTATGGTAAATCTATTCTTATACTGCGGACTAATAACCAGGATGCGGCAATCGATGTTATTCGAAAGAAAAATATGGAGTTTATTGTTGAATCCGATCTAATAAATTTATAGATATGTTTGGAATAGATGATCCGGGAATTTGGCTGGCATATTTATTGGCTTTTGCCTGTGTTATATTTGCCATCTGGTTCGGTGTAAGGAACTGGAATAAAGATGAAAATGATAGTATTAACTCTAAAAACTCTAACAAGTGAGTACGTTAACCTTAGGTATAATCGTTATTATATATATGTTTTTAGTGGCCTATCTGGGTTACCTGGGATACAAGGCGACAAAGGATGCCAGTGATTATTTGCTGGGAGGACGAAAGGTAAATCCGGTTATCATGGCTCTTTCCTATGGAGCAACCTTTATTTCGGCTTCAGCCATAGTAGGTTTTGGCGGTATTGCAGCAACATTCGGTATGGGTATCCAGTGGTTATGTTTGCTCAATATGTTTATGGGTGTTATCATCGCTTTTATTGTATTTGGGAGAAAGACCCGGAAAATGGGAGCCGAACACAATGCAAAAACATTTCCCCAGCTGTTAGGTTTGCATTATAATTCAAGAGCAATTCAAATATTCATAGCCGGTATAATTTTCATTGGTATGCCTTTGTATACTGCTGTAGTGATGAAAGGTGGTGCTGTGTTCATTGAGCAGATGTTTGAGATTGATTTTCATGTGGCTTTGCTGGCTTTTACTCTTATCGTAGCTGCTTATGTAATTTCCGGAGGAATAAAGGGGGTTCTCTATACCGACGCGCTTCAGGCTGTAATTATGTTTGTATGTATGTTCTTTTTATTATTCTGGTTCTACAAGTCGATGGATCTCGGGTTTGTTGAGGCTAATAAGAAATTGTCTGATTTGGCACCTCTGGTACCAGAGAAATATAAATTGCTTGGTCATCAAGGCTGGACCCGCATGCCTGTAACCGGCTCTCCTCAATGGTTTACGTTGGTTACATCGCTTATTCTGGGTGTTGGTTTAGGTTGTTTGGCTCAGCCGCAATTGGTTGTCCGTTTTATGATGGTGGAAAGCTCCAAACAAATAAACCGGGGTGTTCTGATTGGCTGCGTGTTCCTAATAATCACAGTTGGGGCCATTTATCATGTAGGTGCTCTTTCCAACCTTTTTTTCTATAAAACGCAGGGATTGGTAGCTTCCGAGGCAGTAAAGGATATTGACAAGATTATTCCATTATTTATCAATAAAGCCATGCCTGACTGGTTTGGAGCATTATTTATGCTTTGTATCCTTTCTGCAAGCATGTCAACTTTAAGTGCCCTGTTTCATACCATGGGTGCGGCCTTTGGTGCGGACATGTTTCCTAAGCTTGGTCGCCGAAAGAATGAAAATTCGACAATGGGAGTACGAATTGGCGTTTTGATATCTATTCTCTTAAGCTATATCATCTGCTATACGCTAAGTGCAGGAATTATTGCAAGAGGTACAGCATTGTTTATGGGGGTGTGCGCCGTGACTTTCCTACCGGCCTATTTCTGTTCCTTATATTGGCCAAAGGTTACCAGACAAGGTGCGATTGCCAGCCTTTTTACAGGAGCTTTCGCCAGTATGTTTGCAATGTTATTCTTACATAAA
This window contains:
- a CDS encoding phenylacetate--CoA ligase family protein, whose product is MMYWQEEIETMNRSDLEELQLKRLKKTIESAKNSSHYGKLFSELNITSENIHSLDDLRKIPFTTKDDLRNCYPFGMASIPLKDCVRVHSSSGTTGNPTVVLHSRKDLDEWANQVARCMFMVGLRDTDVFQNTSGYGMFTGGLGFQYGAEKLGALTVPAAAGNTKRQIKFITDFGTTCLHIIPSYATRLAEVFYELGIDPRKETKLKTICIGAEPHSEEQRKRIEQLLGVKAYNCFGMSEMNGPGVAFECTEQNGLHIWEDYVIVEIIDPVTLEPVPDGTIGELVLTTINREAMPLFRYRTRDLTRIIPGTCPCGRTHKRLDRFKGRSDDMIILKGVNIFPIQIEKILMNFKELANNYLITIETVGNSDEMQVEVEISDLFTDDYSTLQKLSKNITHQLKDELLITPRLKLVAKGSLPVQEGKAIRVRDLRKF
- a CDS encoding acetolactate synthase — translated: MTINQISIFLENKYGKLSEILGLLAKEDIRIIAATVADTSEYGILRIIVSEPQRAYSLLKSNNVSANLTEVLAITTDSKSGSFASSLTNFTQAGLSIEYMYCVSMYGKSILILRTNNQDAAIDVIRKKNMEFIVESDLINL
- a CDS encoding symporter small accessory protein encodes the protein MFGIDDPGIWLAYLLAFACVIFAIWFGVRNWNKDENDSINSKNSNK
- a CDS encoding sodium:solute symporter family protein, producing MSTLTLGIIVIIYMFLVAYLGYLGYKATKDASDYLLGGRKVNPVIMALSYGATFISASAIVGFGGIAATFGMGIQWLCLLNMFMGVIIAFIVFGRKTRKMGAEHNAKTFPQLLGLHYNSRAIQIFIAGIIFIGMPLYTAVVMKGGAVFIEQMFEIDFHVALLAFTLIVAAYVISGGIKGVLYTDALQAVIMFVCMFFLLFWFYKSMDLGFVEANKKLSDLAPLVPEKYKLLGHQGWTRMPVTGSPQWFTLVTSLILGVGLGCLAQPQLVVRFMMVESSKQINRGVLIGCVFLIITVGAIYHVGALSNLFFYKTQGLVASEAVKDIDKIIPLFINKAMPDWFGALFMLCILSASMSTLSALFHTMGAAFGADMFPKLGRRKNENSTMGVRIGVLISILLSYIICYTLSAGIIARGTALFMGVCAVTFLPAYFCSLYWPKVTRQGAIASLFTGAFASMFAMLFLHKAEAVPVGLCKLLFGKEVLIDVYPWFAIDPILFALPLSVVAIVSVSLLTQPKR